The following proteins are co-located in the Fibrobacter sp. UWB15 genome:
- a CDS encoding ATP-dependent 6-phosphofructokinase, producing the protein MTQEDILNNPEKYDLSIETVGKGTLKSPMKGVPFVSESDRVSLTADIGRIQQFHESGKAIPSLEAAGPRETIFHDPAWTRAGIVTCGGLCPGLNNVIKGLVQVLWFDYGVRNIFGIPYGYRGLNPAYGYSPMILNPDVVDAIQEDGGTILGSSRGNQDAKVMVDTLMRLNINVLFCIGGDGTLRGAHDIAEEVKKRHQPISVIGIPKTIDNDLNLIDRTFGFETAVLSATDVITSAHNEANGAFNGLGLVKLMGRDSGFIAAYAALATTVVNICLVPEVPFTLDGLFKALESRYSSGKTHAVIVVAEGAGQELFKDQPERKDASGNILKNDIGEFLTRKIKEHFDKVGKEINIKYFDPSYMVRSIPAQGTDAIFCFQLAEAAVHAGMAGKTDMVVGSMNNAFSHVPIEYAVSERKKINPNGALWHAVLGITRQQDYFSGKGKGK; encoded by the coding sequence ATGACTCAGGAAGACATTCTAAATAATCCGGAGAAGTACGACCTTTCCATTGAAACTGTTGGCAAGGGAACTTTAAAATCGCCCATGAAGGGCGTTCCGTTTGTGTCGGAGTCTGACCGAGTAAGCCTTACGGCCGACATTGGCCGAATCCAGCAATTCCACGAAAGCGGAAAGGCGATTCCGTCGCTCGAAGCGGCCGGCCCTCGCGAAACGATTTTCCACGACCCCGCCTGGACTCGCGCAGGCATCGTGACTTGCGGCGGACTCTGCCCAGGCTTGAACAACGTAATCAAGGGTCTTGTTCAGGTACTGTGGTTCGACTACGGCGTAAGGAACATTTTCGGCATTCCGTACGGCTACCGCGGTTTGAACCCGGCCTACGGATATTCCCCGATGATCCTGAATCCCGACGTGGTGGACGCCATTCAGGAAGACGGCGGTACCATTCTCGGAAGTTCCCGCGGAAACCAGGACGCCAAGGTCATGGTCGACACCTTGATGCGCCTCAACATTAACGTGCTGTTCTGCATTGGCGGTGACGGTACGCTCCGCGGCGCCCACGATATTGCTGAAGAAGTCAAGAAGCGTCACCAGCCCATTTCGGTGATTGGCATTCCGAAGACGATCGACAACGACTTGAATCTAATTGACCGCACCTTCGGTTTCGAAACCGCAGTGCTCAGTGCAACCGACGTGATTACCAGCGCCCACAACGAAGCCAACGGCGCCTTTAACGGCCTTGGCCTCGTGAAGCTCATGGGCCGCGATTCCGGCTTTATTGCCGCTTACGCAGCGCTCGCTACAACGGTCGTGAACATTTGTCTGGTACCCGAAGTACCCTTTACGCTTGACGGTCTCTTCAAGGCTCTAGAGAGCCGCTACAGCAGCGGCAAGACTCATGCCGTGATCGTTGTTGCCGAAGGCGCCGGGCAGGAACTGTTCAAGGATCAGCCAGAGCGCAAGGACGCGAGCGGCAATATTTTGAAGAACGATATTGGCGAATTCCTGACGCGTAAAATCAAGGAACACTTCGACAAGGTCGGCAAGGAAATAAACATCAAGTACTTTGACCCGAGCTACATGGTTCGTAGCATTCCGGCTCAAGGCACCGATGCCATTTTCTGCTTCCAGCTCGCCGAAGCCGCCGTACACGCCGGCATGGCAGGCAAGACCGACATGGTCGTCGGCAGCATGAACAACGCCTTCTCG
- a CDS encoding sensor histidine kinase KdpD: MRQVKIKAALSYIKKHQAIITERLVFISIFLVIAIPLTILFIKTYEQSAALEEKKIEERIDAAYESLRLRLSSDFNIENSRSYKDYGILNSITVIGGNSRLFSEFFSFPDSSGPYCDFDSLYRQCRKGLLGHFQISHSGELLTPFYPDTSTGIGKSMWDNFSFDDQEQRKKTRDLIQYLLIKLDIRNGLPKRTVQTVDSTEAIDQLYDEIPDLQIPTRVELTSEEEALTYMAETAKNDTTIAPDIPVFTGSNTNVNITDLKIRMTSDYIVFFRTIYIGMLPIVQGFVVDKAIYLNYMTQEEQLAYAKLPYAIELVYEDTVLLTIGKNNAEYELRTKRPLPPPYDKIVFKMYSSEVSGSADMTILFSGLILLIVVAVCLITIYRFTQSKVALAAKRQDFVSAITHELKTPLTAIKMYAELLQNSWVASEEKKQRYYGQIASEADRLSRLIQNVLNLSKLDGNRWNVQLRKERPKAVLDDFVATYSKNIEKQGFELTVSTDTDADNVALLIDRDAVMQILMNLVDNSLKFSKNASYKMISIELRVNNGDMYLAVRDYGPGIPASEMKKVFQEFYRVENEMTRSTSGTGIGLSMVKKLCTLTNMKIEIENAGPGLRTKIHFPPLDI, translated from the coding sequence ATGCGACAAGTAAAGATTAAAGCAGCTCTTTCGTATATCAAAAAGCACCAGGCAATCATCACCGAACGCCTGGTGTTTATTTCCATTTTCTTGGTCATTGCAATTCCCCTGACCATCTTGTTCATCAAGACTTACGAGCAGTCCGCTGCCCTGGAAGAAAAGAAAATAGAAGAACGGATCGACGCCGCCTACGAAAGCCTGCGCCTGCGCCTCTCGTCGGACTTTAATATTGAAAACAGCCGTTCCTACAAAGACTACGGTATCTTGAATTCCATTACGGTGATTGGCGGTAACAGCCGACTTTTCTCGGAGTTCTTCTCGTTCCCGGATTCCAGCGGACCGTACTGCGACTTCGACTCGCTGTACCGCCAGTGCCGCAAGGGATTGCTCGGGCATTTCCAGATTTCGCACAGCGGCGAACTCCTGACGCCGTTCTACCCCGACACCAGTACCGGTATCGGAAAATCCATGTGGGACAACTTCTCGTTCGACGACCAGGAACAGCGCAAGAAAACTCGCGACTTGATTCAGTACCTGCTAATCAAGCTTGATATTCGGAACGGGCTTCCGAAGCGCACGGTACAGACCGTGGACTCCACCGAAGCCATTGACCAACTTTACGACGAAATCCCGGACTTGCAGATTCCGACCCGTGTAGAACTCACTTCTGAAGAAGAAGCACTGACCTACATGGCAGAAACGGCCAAGAACGACACGACTATCGCTCCCGATATTCCCGTATTCACCGGTAGCAATACCAACGTCAACATTACCGACCTGAAAATCCGGATGACGTCGGACTATATCGTATTCTTCCGCACGATCTATATAGGCATGCTTCCGATTGTGCAGGGATTCGTTGTAGACAAGGCGATTTACCTGAACTACATGACCCAGGAAGAACAGCTGGCCTATGCCAAGCTGCCTTACGCCATTGAACTGGTCTACGAAGACACCGTACTCCTGACCATCGGCAAGAACAACGCCGAATACGAACTGAGAACCAAGCGTCCGCTACCGCCGCCCTACGACAAGATCGTCTTCAAGATGTATTCCAGCGAAGTGAGCGGCTCTGCCGACATGACGATTCTGTTTAGCGGTCTGATTCTTCTAATCGTGGTGGCAGTCTGCCTGATTACCATTTACCGTTTTACCCAAAGCAAGGTGGCCCTTGCCGCCAAGCGTCAGGACTTTGTTTCAGCGATTACCCATGAACTCAAAACTCCGCTTACCGCTATCAAGATGTACGCCGAGCTACTACAGAATTCCTGGGTTGCAAGCGAAGAAAAGAAACAACGTTATTACGGTCAGATCGCAAGCGAAGCCGACCGACTTTCGCGCCTGATTCAGAACGTGCTTAATTTGTCTAAGCTCGATGGCAACCGCTGGAACGTGCAGCTCCGTAAGGAACGTCCGAAGGCTGTCCTTGACGACTTCGTGGCAACCTACAGCAAGAACATCGAAAAGCAAGGCTTTGAACTCACCGTTTCGACCGACACCGATGCAGACAACGTAGCACTCTTGATCGACCGCGACGCCGTGATGCAGATTCTGATGAACCTGGTGGACAACTCGCTCAAGTTCTCGAAGAATGCAAGCTACAAGATGATCAGCATCGAGCTCCGCGTGAACAACGGTGACATGTACCTTGCCGTACGTGACTACGGCCCGGGCATTCCGGCCTCTGAAATGAAGAAGGTGTTCCAGGAATTCTACCGTGTCGAAAACGAAATGACGCGTTCTACAAGCGGAACCGGTATCGGTCTTTCCATGGTGAAAAAGCTCTGCACGCTCACCAACATGAAAATCGAAATCGAAAATGCTGGCCCGGGTCTCAGAACCAAGATACACTTCCCGCCGCTCGACATTTAG
- a CDS encoding response regulator transcription factor, giving the protein MTTENTSTTKILIIEDEIAIAEGLIDLCKLNGYNVKHCADGESGLAEALTKQYNLVLLDLMLPGMDGFTVCDKIREQDKSLPIIILSAKNADDDIINGLKYGADDYIPKPFSVPMLLARIDAVLRRSRQTMENEGKLIAGSLRVNFREYTGTRGTEELAFTRKEIEILEYLWRNRDHAVPRSELLRKVWGYENADSVDTRTVDIHITKLRKKIEDDPSHPKLLVTFRGEGYQMRSAPECDK; this is encoded by the coding sequence ATGACGACTGAAAATACAAGCACCACCAAAATTCTTATCATCGAAGATGAAATCGCCATTGCTGAAGGCCTGATCGACCTTTGCAAGTTGAACGGTTACAATGTCAAGCATTGCGCCGACGGCGAAAGCGGTCTCGCCGAAGCCCTCACCAAGCAGTACAACCTCGTTCTTCTGGACCTCATGCTCCCGGGCATGGACGGCTTCACCGTTTGCGACAAGATCCGCGAACAAGACAAGAGCCTCCCGATTATCATCCTTTCTGCTAAGAACGCCGATGACGACATCATCAACGGCCTCAAGTACGGCGCAGACGACTACATTCCGAAGCCGTTCTCCGTTCCGATGCTCCTGGCCCGTATTGACGCAGTGCTCCGTCGCAGCCGTCAGACCATGGAAAACGAAGGCAAGCTCATTGCCGGTAGTCTGCGCGTGAACTTCCGTGAATACACGGGTACCCGTGGCACCGAAGAACTCGCCTTCACCCGTAAGGAAATCGAAATTCTTGAATACCTGTGGCGCAACCGCGACCACGCCGTTCCCCGTTCCGAACTGCTCCGCAAGGTCTGGGGTTACGAAAATGCTGATTCTGTGGACACCCGTACCGTGGACATCCACATTACCAAGCTCCGCAAGAAAATCGAAGACGATCCTTCGCATCCGAAACTCTTGGTGACCTTCCGCGGTGAAGGCTACCAGATGCGTTCCGCTCCTGAATGCGACAAGTAA